In one Amaranthus tricolor cultivar Red isolate AtriRed21 chromosome 8, ASM2621246v1, whole genome shotgun sequence genomic region, the following are encoded:
- the LOC130820382 gene encoding phosphoglycerate mutase-like protein 4 isoform X1: MASSPSRLSREYVENGTIRKETRPTKEYCTEIIIVRHGETDWNALHKMQGQVDIDLNEVGRKQAVVVAERLAREPKISAIYSSDLKRALETAQTIASKCFGLEVVIDKDLRERHIGDLQGLVFSEASKINPIAFEALMSNSEHQQIPGGGESRNQLFERCTSSLQRIAKKNKGARVVVVTHGAVIEMLYKRAIRGGKAGGVWNTSISIFELSDGDKWCIKLWNDISHLKESEYLESASGGSAST; encoded by the exons ATGGCTTCCTCTCCTTCCAG GTTGTCAAGGGAGTATGTTGAGAATGGTACTATAAGAAAAGAAACAAGACCAACTAAAGAATATTGTACTGAGATAATTATTGTTCGTCATGGAGAAACTGACTGGAATGCTCTTCACAAAATGCAG GGACAAGTTGATATAGATCTCAATGAAGTCGGGAGGAAACAAGCTGTTGTT GTTGCTGAGCGCCTAGCAAGGGAACCCAAGATATCGGCCATATACTCATCTGATTTGAAAAGGGCTCTTGAGACGGCTCAAACCATAGCATCCAAATGTTTTGGTCTTGAG GTTGTTATTGATAAGGATCTACGCGAAAGACATATAGGGGATCTTCAAGGACTAGTATTTAGTGAAGCATCTAAGATTAACCCTATAGCTTTTGAAGCTTTGATGTCTAATTCAGAGCATCAACAAATTCCG GGCGGTGGTGAAAGTCGCAACCAGCTATTCGAAAGATGCACGTCTTCACTGCAaagaattgcaaaaaaaaataaag GAGCACGAGTCGTAGTAGTGACTCATGGGGCCGTCATAGAGATGCTGTACAAGCGAGCGATACGAGGAGGGAAAGCGGGAGGGGTATGGAATACATCTATAAGTATATTTGAGTTGTCTGATGGAGACAAATGGTGTATCAAATTATGGAATGATATCAGTCATCTAAAAGAATCAGAATATCTGGAATCTGCTTCTGGTGGAAGTGCTTCTACATGA
- the LOC130820382 gene encoding phosphoglycerate mutase-like protein 4 isoform X3, with translation MTLRFGGQVDIDLNEVGRKQAVVVAERLAREPKISAIYSSDLKRALETAQTIASKCFGLEVVIDKDLRERHIGDLQGLVFSEASKINPIAFEALMSNSEHQQIPGGGESRNQLFERCTSSLQRIAKKNKGARVVVVTHGAVIEMLYKRAIRGGKAGGVWNTSISIFELSDGDKWCIKLWNDISHLKESEYLESASGGSAST, from the exons ATGACATTGAGATTTGGG GGACAAGTTGATATAGATCTCAATGAAGTCGGGAGGAAACAAGCTGTTGTT GTTGCTGAGCGCCTAGCAAGGGAACCCAAGATATCGGCCATATACTCATCTGATTTGAAAAGGGCTCTTGAGACGGCTCAAACCATAGCATCCAAATGTTTTGGTCTTGAG GTTGTTATTGATAAGGATCTACGCGAAAGACATATAGGGGATCTTCAAGGACTAGTATTTAGTGAAGCATCTAAGATTAACCCTATAGCTTTTGAAGCTTTGATGTCTAATTCAGAGCATCAACAAATTCCG GGCGGTGGTGAAAGTCGCAACCAGCTATTCGAAAGATGCACGTCTTCACTGCAaagaattgcaaaaaaaaataaag GAGCACGAGTCGTAGTAGTGACTCATGGGGCCGTCATAGAGATGCTGTACAAGCGAGCGATACGAGGAGGGAAAGCGGGAGGGGTATGGAATACATCTATAAGTATATTTGAGTTGTCTGATGGAGACAAATGGTGTATCAAATTATGGAATGATATCAGTCATCTAAAAGAATCAGAATATCTGGAATCTGCTTCTGGTGGAAGTGCTTCTACATGA
- the LOC130820382 gene encoding phosphoglycerate mutase-like protein 4 isoform X2, protein MASSPSRLSREYVENGTIRKETRPTKEYCTEIIIVRHGETDWNALHKMQVAERLAREPKISAIYSSDLKRALETAQTIASKCFGLEVVIDKDLRERHIGDLQGLVFSEASKINPIAFEALMSNSEHQQIPGGGESRNQLFERCTSSLQRIAKKNKGARVVVVTHGAVIEMLYKRAIRGGKAGGVWNTSISIFELSDGDKWCIKLWNDISHLKESEYLESASGGSAST, encoded by the exons ATGGCTTCCTCTCCTTCCAG GTTGTCAAGGGAGTATGTTGAGAATGGTACTATAAGAAAAGAAACAAGACCAACTAAAGAATATTGTACTGAGATAATTATTGTTCGTCATGGAGAAACTGACTGGAATGCTCTTCACAAAATGCAG GTTGCTGAGCGCCTAGCAAGGGAACCCAAGATATCGGCCATATACTCATCTGATTTGAAAAGGGCTCTTGAGACGGCTCAAACCATAGCATCCAAATGTTTTGGTCTTGAG GTTGTTATTGATAAGGATCTACGCGAAAGACATATAGGGGATCTTCAAGGACTAGTATTTAGTGAAGCATCTAAGATTAACCCTATAGCTTTTGAAGCTTTGATGTCTAATTCAGAGCATCAACAAATTCCG GGCGGTGGTGAAAGTCGCAACCAGCTATTCGAAAGATGCACGTCTTCACTGCAaagaattgcaaaaaaaaataaag GAGCACGAGTCGTAGTAGTGACTCATGGGGCCGTCATAGAGATGCTGTACAAGCGAGCGATACGAGGAGGGAAAGCGGGAGGGGTATGGAATACATCTATAAGTATATTTGAGTTGTCTGATGGAGACAAATGGTGTATCAAATTATGGAATGATATCAGTCATCTAAAAGAATCAGAATATCTGGAATCTGCTTCTGGTGGAAGTGCTTCTACATGA
- the LOC130820380 gene encoding peptidyl-prolyl cis-trans isomerase CYP40-like, which translates to MGVRPKCYMDISIGGELEGRIVVELYNDTVPKTAENFRALCTGEFGTSSISGLRLHYKGLRFHRIVKGALIQGGDISAGGESGGESIYGLTFDDENFDLKHERKGMLSMVNVGPNTNGSQFFITTTQTHQFNGNHVVFGRVIKGLGVVRSIEHVDLDADNQPMLDIVIEDCGEIPEGEDYGVINFFKDGDTYPDWPSDLDVKSDDFDWWVTATECIKAFGNEKFKKQDYKMAIRKYLKAMRYIDVCWDMESLDGEKSYLLRKMRSQLFTNTAACKLKMGDVNGALWDTDFALRDEEDNVKAHFRRGQAFIALSDIDSAAECFEKALELEPNDGGIKKELAATKKKIADRHNREKKTYTRMFQ; encoded by the exons atggGGGTGAGACCTAAATGTTATATGGATATTAGTATAGGAGGAGAGCTTGAAGGAAGGATAGTTGTGGAACTATACAATGATACTGTACCTAAAACTGCTGAGAATTTCAGGGCGCTTTGCACTGGTGAATTCGGCACTTCTTCCATTTCTGGTCTTCGTCTACATTACAAG GGTTTGCGTTTTCATCGCATTGTGAAAGGGGCTCTTATTCAAGGTGGAGACATATCTGCTGGTGGTGAAAGTGGTGGAGAATCCATTTATGGATTGACTTTTGATGATGAAAATTTTGACTTGAAACATGAGCGCAAAGGAATGTTGTCCATGGTAAACGTTGGCCCCAATACCAACGGTTCTCAGTTCTTTATCACTACTACTCAAACTCATCAGTTCAATGGAAATCATGTTGTGTTTGGAAGAGTAATTAAAGGTTTGGGTGTTGTTCGCTCAATTGAGCATGTTGATCTTGATGCTGATAATCAGCCTATGCTTGATATTGTCATTGAGGATTGTGGAGAAATTCCCGAGGGAGAAGATTATGGTGTCATCAACTTTTTCAAAGATGGGGACACTTATCCTGACTGGCCATCTGACCTTGATGTTAAATCAGATGATTTCGATTGGTGGGTTACTGCTACAGAATGCATCAAAGCTTTTGGCAACGAGAAATTTAAG AAGCAAGATTATAAAATGGCTATCCGAAAATATCTTAAAGCTATGCGGTACATAGATGTGTGCTGGGACATGGAGTCGTTAGATGGAG AAAAGAGTTATTTGTTGAGGAAAATGAGGTCTCAGTTATTCACTAATACTGCT GCCTGTAAGTTGAAGATGGGAGACGTAAATGGAGCGTTGTGGGACACTGACTTTGCACTTCGTGATGAGGAAGATAATGTTAAGGCTCACTTCCGAAGGGGTCAG GCCTTTATTGCTCTCAGTGACATTGATTCTGCAGCTGAATGCTTTGAAAAGGCTTTGGAACTTGAACCAAATGATG GTGGCATAAAAAAGGAACTTGCCGCCACAAAGAAAAAG ATTGCTGATCGACACAATCGTGAGAAGAAAACCTACACTAGAATGTTTCAGTGA